In Musa acuminata AAA Group cultivar baxijiao chromosome BXJ2-3, Cavendish_Baxijiao_AAA, whole genome shotgun sequence, the following proteins share a genomic window:
- the LOC103977139 gene encoding probable protein phosphatase 2C 78, which produces MFPGVVPSSNTSVITIRLPTLAGRLRSTNIIIEREKNRKRRAPIFLPTLLPQPGIIHANFLRFHRRSAVLFSILPCVSHPLSLRPKTKRTTSARGGGRERSQLWRSRGRSGYQQARRRRKNPRFEISRMLRSCLRPLERCSGRLGGGDGLLWHMDLKPHASGEFSIAVAQANVSLEDQGQVFASPSATYIGVYDGHGGPEASRFISNRLFSHLDRFASEQGGLSSEVIKRAFDATEEEFLYLVKRSWRLRPQMASVGSCCLIGAITDDRLYVANLGDSRAVLGRCSLGGRAVVAERLSTDHNVSMEEVRKEVAANHPDDKQIIVHTRGAWRIKGIIQVSRSIGDVYLKKPEFSSDPLFQQFVSPVPLERPVITAEPSIRVHKLKPHDLFFIFASDGLWEQLSDEAAVKIVFKNPRAGIAKRLVRAALIEAARKQGMSYDDLKHIEKGIRRRVHDDITVVVIYIDQHHQGGHSRFNRSNRDCTSAPVDIFSFNFDESEDPLRRAE; this is translated from the exons ATGTTTCCCGG GGTTGTTCCTTCAAGTAACACGTCAGTGATCACCATCAGATTGCCAACTCTTGCAGGGCGTCTGCGCTCAACAAATATAATCATCGAAAGAGAGAAGAATAGAAAGAGACGGGCTCCTATCTTCCTTCCAACTTTGCTTCCCCAACCCGGTATCATCCACGCCAACTTTCTTCGCTTTCATCGTCGAAGTGCCGTCCTTTTCAGCATCCTTCCCTGTGTCTCTCATCCGCTCTCTCTACGTCCCAAAACTAAGCGAA CTACCAGCGCGCGCGGCGGCGGCAGAGAAAGATCCCAGCTTTGGCGATCCCGAGGTCGTTCCGGCTACCAGCAAGCGCGGAGGCGTAGAAAGAACCCTCGTTTCGAGATATCGAGGATGCTGCGCTCGTGCTTGAGGCCGCTGGAGCGATGCTCCGGGAGGCTCGGCGGCGGCGACGGGCTGCTGTGGCACATGGACCTCAAACCCCATGCGTCCGGCGAGTTCTCCATCGCCGTCGCCCAGGCCAACGTCTCCCTCGAGGACCAGGGCCAGGTGTTCGCCTCCCCTTCCGCCACCTACATCGGCGTCTATGATGGCCACGGCGGCCCCGAGGCGTCTCGATTCATCAGCAACCGCCTTTTCTCCCATCTCGATC GGTTCGCGTCGGAGCAAGGGGGCTTGTCCTCGGAGGTGATCAAACGAGCGTTTGACGCGACGGAGGAGGAGTTTTTGTATCTGGTGAAGCGGTCATGGCGGTTACGGCCACAGATGGCGTCGGTGGGGTCGTGCTGTCTCATCGGGGCGATCACTGACGACAGACTCTACGTGGCCAATTTGGGGGACTCCCGGGCTGTTCTCGGCCGCTGCAGCTTGGGTGGGAGGGCCGTGGTGGCCGAGCGGCTGTCAACCGACCACAATGTCTCAATGGAGGAAGTCAGAAAGGAGGTTGCTGCGAATCATCCTGACGATAAGCAAATTATTGTGCATACCCGTGGGGCTTGGCGGATCAAAGGGATCATTCAG GTCTCCAGGTCTATCGGGGACGTCTACCTGAAGAAACCCGAGTTCAGTAGCGATCCATTGTTCCAGCAGTTTGTTTCTCCTGTTCCATTGGAGAGGCCTGTCATCACCGCAGAGCCATCAATTCGGGTCCATAAGCTTAAGCCACAtgacttattttttatatttgcatCAGATGGACTATGGGAGCAATTAAGTGACGAAGCTGCAGTCAAGATAGTATTCAAGAACCCAAGAGCA GGAATAGCGAAACGATTGGTCCGAGCTGCTCTAATTGAagctgcaagaaaacagggaatGAGTTATGATGATCTAAAACATATTGAAAAGGGAATTCGACGGCGTGTTCATGACGACATCACTGTTGTAGTGATCTATATTGATCAGCACCATCAAGGTGGTCATTCCAGATTCAACCGCAGCAATCGTGACTGCACGAGTGCACCTGTTGACATCTTTTCATTCAATTTTGATGAATCTGAAGACCCTCTTCGGCGAGCTGAGTAA
- the LOC135606388 gene encoding uncharacterized protein LOC135606388, with translation MERFLRKYDKECMKMMLLKHEETFRQQVQELHRLYRVQKLLMTDVKIKQSFADCTQYHVGGGKDAADSCVPSSSHRDRRRRRRRVLNLELPADEYIERAGEDAMLEVEQEGDIELTLATGSSSWRKREETSLTCDSVASVSSSSTESGGLKLSGHGWELQQVGDVNISYELGGGLREDRLQQPSWHLQCLSLRMT, from the exons ATGGAGAGGTTTCTGAGGAAGTATGACAAAGAGTGCATGAAGATGATGCTGCTGAAGCATGAAGAGACCTTCAGGCAACAG GTGCAGGAGCTCCATCGCTTGTATAGAGTACAGAAGCTTCTGATGACGGACGTCAAGATCAAACAGAGCTTTGCTGACTGCACTCAGTATCATGTTGGTGGAGGAAAGGATGCAGCAGATTCATGTGTACCAAGTAGCAGCCACCGCGACCGGCGTCGGCGGCGGCGTCGGGTGCTCAATCTTGAGCTTCCAGCAGACGAATACATCGAAAGAGCTGGAGAAGATGCAATGCTGGAGGTAGAGCAGGAGGGTGACATAGAGCTGACACTGGCTACAGGAAGCAGCAGCTGGAGGAAGAGAGAGGAGACATCCCTCACTTGTGATTCCGTAGCAAGTGTCTCCTCATCATCGACCGAGTCTGGAGGTCTGAAGTTGAGTGGCCATGGATGGGAACTACAGCAGGTGGGGGATGTAAACATCAGCTATGAATTGGGAGGAGGACTGAGAGAGGACAGGCTGCAGCAGCCATCCTGGCACTTGCAGTGTTTGAGTCTTAGGATGACTTGA
- the LOC103977138 gene encoding uncharacterized protein LOC103977138 yields the protein MERKQGFFSALREEVARGLSPGRSRSENPSTVAELLLPRRWRRQPPRGFPDELLVPASGSLAPLAEGPEGDDLGRRKEGWGRWVKGQLSRAPSASCRSSDLRFLLGVMGAPLAPVHVSPTNSLPPLSIKDTPIETSTAQYILQQYTAATGGLKLLSSIRNSYAMGKVTMVVSEFETASRVIKNRCSPKDAESGGFVLWQMAPDMWYVELAIGGSKVHAGCNGKLVWRHTPWLGAHAATGSVRPLRRALQGLDPLAVVNVFADAQCIGETKIDGEDCFILKLCADPQTLKARSEGSVEIIRHVFFGYFSQKTGLLTCMEDSHLTRIQSSAGGDAVYWETTINSRIHDYRPVEGMMIAHSGHSVVTLFRFGEVAMSHTKTRMEEAWSIEEVAFNVPGLSMDCFIPPADVKKDGSVSEARELPPQAERGRSTMAGSHRAKVAALEKSHDVSDDNIWWRVEV from the exons ATGGAGAGGAAACAAGGGTTCTTCTCGGCGCTGCGGGAGGAGGTGGCGCGGGGGCTGTCGCCGGGGAGGTCGAGGTCGGAGAACCCGTCGACGGTGGCGGAGCTGCTCCTCCCTCGACGGTGGAGACGCCAGCCGCCGCGGGGGTTTCCGGATGAGTTGTTGGTCCCGGCGTCCGGGAGCCTGGCGCCGCTGGCGGAGGGGCCGGAGGGGGATGACTTGGGGCGCAGGAAGGAAGGGTGGGGGCGGTGGGTGAAGGGGCAGCTCTCTCGTGCCCCATCCGCCTCCTGCCGTAGCTCGGATCTCCGCTTCCTCCTCGGCGTCATGGGGGCGCCTCTGGCCCCCGTCCACGTCTCCCCCACCAACTCGCTCCCTCCACTCAGCATCAAGGACACTCCCATT GAAACATCGACAGCTCAATACATACTACAGCAGTACACAGCGGCAACAGGTGGGCTGAAGCTTCTGAGCTCCATCAGAAATTCATATGCAATGGGGAAGGTGACGATGGTGGTATCCGAGTTTGAAACGGCGTCTAGGGTCATCAAAAATCGCTGTTCACCCAAGGATGCAGAGTCTGGTGGATTTGTCCTCTGGCAGATGGCACCGGACATGTGGTACGTCGAACTTGCCATCGGTGGCAGCAAGGTCCATGCTGGTTGCAATGGCAAGCTTGTTTGGCGCCACACTCCCTGGCTTGGTGCCCATGCTGCCACGGGCTCTGTTCGACCCCTCCGTCGAGCACTCCAG GGTCTTGATCCTTTGGCCGTCGTGAACGTGTTTGCTGATGCACAGTGCATTGGGGAGACGAAGATCGATGGAGAAGATTGCTTCATCCTCAAGCTCTGTGCAGATCCACAGACACTGAAGGCTAGGAGTGAAGGTTCTGTAGAGATCATTAGGCATGTCTTCTTTGGTTACTTCAGCCAGAAGACTGGGCTTCTTACTTGTATGGAAGACTCACATCTCACTCGAATCCAGTCGAGTGCTGGAGGTGATGCTGTGTATTGGGAGACCACCATCAACTCCAGAATTCATGACTACCGCCCTGTTGAGGGCATGATGATCGCCCATTCAGGGCATTCGGTGGTCACCCTTTTCCGGTTTGGTGAAGTGGCCATGAGCCATACAAAGACAAGAATGGAGGAAGCTTGGAGCATCGAAGAAGTAGCCTTTAATGTCCCAGGTCTCTCGATGGACTGTTTCATTCCTCCAGCTGATGTAAAAAAAGATGGATCAGTCAGTGAAGCCCGTGAGCTACCACCTCAAGCAGAGAGGGGGAGAAGCACCATGGCTGGAAGTCACAGGGCTAAAGTTGCAGCGCTGGAGAAGTCACATGATGTTTCTGATGATAACATCTGGTGGAGGGTGGAGGTCTAA
- the LOC135606792 gene encoding uncharacterized protein LOC135606792 — MAASTPTHIEPSPPAAPAAADPPRKLPIKRKKAPHPTPIPSPGPPIAADHGFDEDDDDDFEAAAASAGDQIDVRSAAAAPFRFQRVWSESEEIRFLQGLLGCWSQGLVFPRDLNLFFDRFSESMPQPYTRSQLSEKLRRLRKKFRVTSARVARGHDPARLAPHDRDVLHLCNRLWHPSYAASSPFSAPDVLAPGGGGNKRRRPNPRPPSGQDVLSPLPAPPSPVPVATLPPPPALFPPTDEKVGCTAASTSTNAAHLGLKLGKEPLPPGMGADEAAVGKDETRHLMAKIVLSVFDACLAELKVTAASQGLGCQGNDLEKRWQEQRVAEMDVLARRLRMVLEKAIQN; from the coding sequence ATGGCGGCCTCGACCCCAACCCACATCGAACCATCCCCACCTGCCGCTCCTGCTGCTGCCGATCCCCCGCGCAAACTCCCCATCAAGCGCAAGAAGGCACCCCATCCGACGCCTATTCCCTCCCCCGGTCCACCGATCGCCGCCGATCACGGCTTCGATGAGGATGATGACGACGATTTCGAAGCGGCAGCGGCTTCCGCCGGCGACCAGATCGACGTGCGATCCGCCGCAGCTGCTCCCTTCCGGTTCCAGCGCGTGTGGTCGGAGTCGGAGGAGATCCGCTTCCTCCAGGGCCTCCTGGGCTGCTGGTCGCAGGGTCTGGTCTTCCCGCGTGACCTCAACCTCTTCTTCGACCGCTTCTCCGAGTCCATGCCCCAGCCCTATACCCGGTCGCAGCTCTCTGAGAAGCTCCGCCGCCTTCGCAAGAAGTTCCGCGTCACGTCCGCCCGCGTCGCCCGTGGCCATGACCCCGCACGCCTCGCCCCCCACGACCGCGATGTCCTCCACCTCTGCAACCGCCTCTGGCACCCGTCCTACGCCGCCTCCTCCCCATTCTCCGCCCCCGACGTCCTCGCccccggcggcggcggcaacaagCGCCGCCGCCCCAATCCCCGACCCCCCTCCGGCCAGGACGTCCTGTCTCCCCTGCCCGCCCCTCCTTCTCCCGTGCCTGTTGCAACATTGCCGCCTCCCCCGGCCCTGTTTCCTCCTACTGACGAAAAGGTGGGCTGTACCGCTGCCAGCACCTCCACGAACGCAGCACACCTTGGATTAAAGTTGGGGAAGGAGCCTCTGCCGCCTGGGATGGGTGCCGATGAGGCTGCTGTGGGCAAGGATGAGACAAGGCATCTGATGGCGAAAATTGTCTTAAGTGTGTTTGATGCGTGCCTTGCAGAGCTCAAGGTGACGGCGGCCAGCCAGGGGCTCGGTTGCCAGGGGAATGACCTGGAAAAGAGATGGCAGGAGCAGCGCGTCGCTGAGATGGACGTCTTGGCTCGTCGCTTGAGGATGGTTCTCGAGAAAGCTATTCAGAACTGA
- the LOC103977142 gene encoding 3-ketoacyl-CoA synthase 6-like has product MPRAPLPEFSSSVKLKYVKLGYQYLVNNFVTLLLIPVMAAVYLELVRMGPEEIMGLWRSLRLDLIQILCSFFVIIFAATVYLTSRPQPVYLVDYACFKPPTTCRVPFSTFMEHTRLISSDEKSVRFQMRILERSGLGEETCLPPANHYIPPRPTMEASRAETQLVIFSAIDDLVRKTGLRPKDIDILVVNCSLFSPTPSLSAMIINKYKLRSNVRSFNLSGMGCSAGLISVDLARDLLQVHRSSNALVVSTEIITPNFYAGNQRSMLLPNCLFRMGAAAILLSNRRRDARRAKYRLVHVVRTHKGADDRAYRCVYQEEDAEGHSGISLSKDLMAIAGEALKSNITTIGPLVLPMSEQLLFFLTLVGRKLINPKWKPYIPDFKLAFEHFCIHAGGRAVIDELQKNLELSAEHVEASRMTLHRFGNTSSSSLWYELNYIESKGRMRRGDRVWQIGFGSGFKCNSAVWKCLRTVKTPVDGPWSDCIDRYPVDIPEIVRL; this is encoded by the coding sequence ATGCCGAGGGCGCCATTGCCGGAGTTCTCGAGCTCGGTGAAGCTCAAGTATGTGAAGCTGGGTTATCAGTACCTCGTGAACAACTTCGTCACCTTGCTCTTGATCCCGGTGATGGCGGCCGTCTACCTGGAGCTGGTACGGATGGGGCCGGAGGAGATCATGGGCTTGTGGCGTTCCCTGCGACTTGATCTCATCCAGATCCTCTGCTCCTTCTTCGTGATCATCTTCGCCGCCACCGTGTACCTGACGTCTCGGCCGCAGCCGGTGTACCTGGTGGACTACGCTTGCTTCAAGCCGCCCACCACCTGCCGCGTGCCCTTCTCCACGTTCATGGAGCACACGCGGCTCATCAGCTCGGACGAGAAGAGCGTCAGGTTCCAGATGCGCATCCTCGAGCGGTCGGGCCTCGGCGAGGAGACCTGCCTTCCGCCGGCCAATCACTACATCCCGCCCAGACCCACCATGGAAGCCTCCCGCGCCGAGACCCAGCTCGTCATCTTCTCCGCCATCGACGACCTCGTCAGGAAGACCGGCCTGAGGCCCAAGGACATCGACATCCTCGTCGTTAACTGCAGCCTCTTCTCCCCGACGCCGTCGCTGTCGGCGATGATCATCAACAAGTACAAGCTCCGCAGCAACGTTCGCAGCTTCAACCTCTCCGGCATGGGCTGCAGCGCGGGGCTCATCTCCGTCGACCTCGCCCGGGATCTCCTTCAGGTGCACCGCAGCTCCAACGCGCTCGTCGTCTCCACCGAGATCATCACTCCCAACTTCTACGCCGGGAACCAGCGGTCGATGCTCCTCCCCAACTGCCTCTTCCGCATGGGCGCCGCGGCGATCCTGCTGTCGAACCGCCGCCGCGACGCCCGGCGCGCCAAGTACCGCCTCGTCCACGTAGTGCGCACCCACAAGGGCGCCGACGACCGCGCCTACCGCTGCGTGTACCAGGAGGAGGACGCGGAGGGCCACTCGGGCATCTCCCTGTCCAAGGACCTCATGGCCATCGCGGGGGAGGCGCTCAAGTCGAACATCACGACCATCGGCCCGCTGGTGCTGCCCATGTCGGAGCAGCTCCTCTTCTTTCTCACGCTGGTGGGCCGGAAGCTGATCAACCCCAAGTGGAAGCCCTACATCCCCGACTTCAAGCTGGCCTTCGAGCACTTCTGCATCCATGCCGGGGGGCGGGCGGTGATCGACGAGCTGCAGAAGAACCTGGAGCTGTCGGCGGAGCACGTGGAGGCGTCGCGCATGACGCTGCACCGCTTCGGCAACACCTCCAGCAGCTCCCTGTGGTACGAGCTCAACTACATCGAGTCCAAGGGGCGGATGAGGCGGGGCGACCGGGTGTGGCAGATCGGCTTCGGCAGCGGGTTCAAGTGCAACAGCGCGGTGTGGAAGTGCCTGCGCACCGTCAAGACGCCGGTCGACGGCCCCTGGTCCGACTGCATCGACCGCTACCCGGTCGACATCCCCGAGATCGTCAGGCTCTGA